One region of Mycolicibacterium insubricum genomic DNA includes:
- the crcB gene encoding fluoride efflux transporter CrcB: MTVLLWTGVAVIGGVGSVLRFVVDRAVAARASGSFPLGTLVVNLSGAILLGLVSGLTLSNVLGHDAAFLAGTAFVGAYTTFSTWMYETHRLAEERQFRPAVANIVVSVLAGVAAAALGSAVAGWLS, encoded by the coding sequence ATGACGGTGCTGCTGTGGACGGGCGTCGCGGTGATCGGCGGCGTGGGCTCGGTGCTGCGGTTCGTCGTCGACCGCGCAGTGGCGGCCCGGGCTTCGGGATCGTTTCCACTGGGCACCCTGGTGGTCAACCTGTCCGGCGCGATCCTGCTGGGGCTGGTCAGCGGCCTGACACTGAGTAACGTCCTCGGCCACGACGCTGCGTTTCTGGCCGGCACAGCGTTCGTCGGGGCCTACACCACGTTCTCCACCTGGATGTATGAAACCCACCGGCTGGCCGAGGAGCGCCAGTTCCGGCCCGCCGTCGCCAATATCGTGGTGTCGGTACTGGCCGGCGTCGCGGCCGCGGCCCTGGGCAGTGCGGTGGCAGGCTGGCTGTCATGA
- a CDS encoding cupin domain-containing protein, translating to MESVSLNSVADEQLGLAREAHSGRAAHTVHGGVGHFLRQTVIALTGGTGLAEHESPGEATLQVLRGRVRLSAGEDSAEGVAGDLLIIPDARHSLDALEDSAVLLTVLADRP from the coding sequence ATGGAATCGGTATCGCTGAATTCCGTTGCCGACGAGCAACTGGGTCTCGCCCGCGAGGCCCACAGTGGCCGCGCCGCCCACACCGTGCATGGCGGGGTCGGGCATTTCCTGCGCCAGACGGTGATCGCGCTGACCGGGGGCACCGGCTTGGCCGAACACGAAAGCCCCGGTGAGGCCACCCTGCAGGTGCTGCGCGGCCGGGTGCGGCTGTCCGCCGGGGAGGACTCCGCCGAAGGTGTCGCGGGGGATCTGCTGATCATCCCCGATGCGCGGCACTCCCTCGACGCGCTGGAGGACTCCGCCGTCCTGCTGACGGTGCTGGCCGACCGCCCCTGA
- a CDS encoding DUF190 domain-containing protein, whose translation MTEIHKLSAYLAERERHGCRFLTEEILELFERRRVAASVALRGITSFGPRNVIRTDELLSSSEDLPVVLTAVDEAATIAALAGEVADRVTRGLLTVERARVATNGELPATAAETVLMTLLLTRRQRADGVPAHIAATSVLHRLGFMGAVCFLGVDGTIAGTRHRARFFSANTDVPMLVTAIGSRSQVGDAVAELRGLTDRPLIERVQVCKRDGRLLARPHALPGTDADGLELRQKLVVYSDEDARHDGVPIHRALVARLRSAGAAGATVLRGVWGFVGDQPPHGDRLLRLTRRVPVATVIIDTPAGIAEHFGIVDAVTAEHGLVTSEMLPAALLRDGTHCRGGLSLGRHRY comes from the coding sequence ATGACCGAGATCCACAAGCTCAGTGCGTATCTGGCCGAGCGGGAACGGCACGGCTGCCGGTTCCTCACCGAGGAGATCCTCGAGCTGTTCGAGCGCCGCCGGGTCGCCGCCAGCGTGGCGCTGCGCGGCATCACCAGCTTCGGGCCGCGCAACGTCATCCGCACCGACGAGTTGTTGAGCAGCTCCGAGGACCTGCCCGTCGTGCTCACCGCCGTCGACGAGGCCGCCACCATCGCCGCACTGGCCGGCGAGGTCGCGGACCGGGTGACCCGCGGCCTGCTGACCGTCGAGCGGGCCCGGGTGGCGACCAACGGCGAGCTGCCGGCCACCGCCGCCGAGACGGTGCTGATGACCCTGCTGTTGACCCGGCGCCAACGCGCCGACGGCGTCCCGGCGCACATCGCCGCGACATCGGTGCTGCACCGACTGGGTTTCATGGGCGCCGTCTGTTTTCTCGGCGTCGACGGCACGATCGCCGGGACGCGGCATCGGGCCCGGTTCTTCAGCGCGAACACCGACGTCCCGATGCTGGTGACGGCGATCGGCAGCCGCAGCCAGGTCGGCGACGCGGTGGCCGAGCTGCGCGGTCTCACCGACCGGCCGCTGATCGAACGGGTCCAGGTGTGCAAGCGTGACGGCCGGCTGCTGGCCCGTCCGCACGCGTTGCCCGGCACCGACGCCGACGGGCTGGAGTTGCGTCAGAAGCTCGTCGTCTACAGCGACGAGGACGCCCGCCACGACGGCGTGCCGATCCATCGCGCGCTGGTGGCGCGGTTGCGGTCCGCCGGTGCGGCCGGCGCGACGGTGCTGCGCGGGGTGTGGGGGTTCGTCGGCGACCAGCCGCCGCACGGGGACCGGTTGTTGCGGCTCACCCGCCGTGTTCCGGTCGCGACAGTCATCATCGACACCCCGGCCGGCATCGCCGAGCACTTCGGCATCGTCGACGCCGTCACCGCCGAGCACGGCCTGGTGACCAGCGAGATGCTGCCCGCCGCGCTGCTGCGCGACGGAACGCACTGCCGCGGAGGGCTTTCCCTGGGCCGGCACCGGTACTGA
- a CDS encoding M14 family zinc carboxypeptidase, with translation MLTRRATAVAAALVVALAGCHSNGSAEPTATEPAATEATPSSPVQPAPPAQAANDDVNAWRQVGTSVQGRPLRALTLGHGPRKVLFIGGIHGDEDEGAYTTAQLPAAFLADGLADTVTLTILEDANPDGRAAGSRGNADGVDVNRNFPAKNFDTGTAAYGGSPLSQPESRAVKALIDEVNPALVVVSHAWSGDEFINFDGPAREIAERFSAATGLKVQDSSSFAPTPGSLGSWAGRDRGIALLTIEILKGTDPQREWERIKTALLAAIAG, from the coding sequence GTGCTGACCCGCCGTGCGACGGCGGTGGCGGCCGCGCTGGTGGTCGCGCTGGCCGGCTGCCACAGCAACGGGTCCGCCGAACCGACCGCCACCGAACCCGCGGCGACCGAGGCGACCCCGTCGTCACCGGTCCAACCCGCCCCGCCGGCGCAGGCGGCCAACGATGACGTCAACGCCTGGCGCCAGGTCGGCACCTCGGTGCAGGGTCGCCCGCTGCGCGCGCTGACCCTGGGCCACGGGCCGCGGAAGGTGCTGTTCATCGGCGGTATCCACGGCGACGAGGACGAGGGCGCCTACACCACCGCGCAGTTGCCGGCCGCCTTCCTCGCCGACGGACTGGCCGACACGGTCACCCTCACCATCTTGGAGGACGCCAACCCCGACGGCCGGGCCGCCGGTTCCCGCGGCAATGCCGACGGCGTCGACGTCAACCGCAACTTCCCGGCGAAGAACTTCGACACCGGCACCGCCGCATACGGCGGCAGCCCGCTCAGCCAGCCCGAATCCCGTGCGGTCAAGGCACTGATCGACGAGGTGAATCCGGCGCTGGTGGTCGTCTCGCACGCCTGGTCGGGCGACGAGTTCATCAACTTCGACGGGCCGGCGCGGGAGATCGCCGAACGGTTCAGCGCGGCAACCGGTCTCAAGGTGCAGGACTCGAGTTCGTTTGCGCCGACGCCGGGTTCGCTGGGCTCCTGGGCGGGGCGCGACCGTGGGATCGCGCTGCTGACCATCGAGATCCTCAAGGGCACCGACCCGCAGCGCGAATGGGAGCGGATCAAGACCGCGCTGCTGGCCGCCATCGCCGGATAG
- the pgm gene encoding phosphoglucomutase (alpha-D-glucose-1,6-bisphosphate-dependent) — MAANPRAGTAARPEDLIDIAGLVTAYYAVIPDPDDVAQQVTFGTSGHRGSSFDGAFNEAHILATTQAIVEYRTGRGITGPLFLGRDTHGLSEPAWTSALEVLAANDVVVMIDGADRYTPTPAVSHAIVAFNRGRDSDLADGIVVTPSHNPPRDGGFKYNPPNGGPADTDATSAIAKRANEILRDGLREVKRIPLARARALAQRHDYLDAYVADLPNVVDLQAIRAEGVRIGADPLGGASVDYWAAIAERHNLDLTVVNPLVDATWRFMTLDTDGKIRMDCSSPNAMAGLIHKLQDGDADYQIATGNDADSDRHGIVTPDGGLMNPNHYLAVAIDYLYSHRPNWAPGVAVGKTAVSSSIIDRVVAGMGRPLLEVPVGFKWFVDGLSTGTIGFGGEESAGASFLRTDGTTWTTDKDGIILALLASEILAVTGKTPSQRYTELTATYGDPAYARIDAPADREQKARLSKLSAEQVGATELAGEPITAKLTAAPGNGAPLGGLKVTTENAWFAARPSGTEDVYKIYAESFLGADHLARVQEAAREVVNTVIG, encoded by the coding sequence ATGGCAGCCAACCCTCGCGCCGGCACCGCGGCCCGCCCCGAAGACCTCATCGATATCGCCGGGTTGGTGACGGCCTACTACGCGGTGATCCCCGACCCCGACGACGTCGCCCAGCAGGTGACCTTCGGCACCTCGGGGCACCGCGGCTCCAGCTTCGACGGCGCCTTCAACGAGGCGCACATTCTGGCCACCACCCAGGCGATCGTGGAGTATCGCACCGGGCGCGGCATCACCGGGCCGCTGTTTCTGGGCCGCGACACCCACGGACTGTCCGAACCGGCCTGGACCTCGGCGCTGGAGGTGCTGGCCGCCAACGACGTCGTGGTGATGATCGACGGCGCCGACCGGTACACGCCCACCCCGGCCGTCAGCCACGCCATCGTCGCGTTCAACCGCGGCCGCGATTCCGACCTGGCCGACGGGATCGTCGTCACCCCCTCGCACAATCCGCCCCGCGACGGCGGGTTCAAATACAACCCGCCCAACGGCGGCCCGGCCGACACCGACGCCACCTCGGCGATCGCCAAGCGCGCCAACGAGATTCTGCGCGACGGCCTGCGCGAGGTGAAACGGATCCCGCTGGCCCGGGCGCGCGCTCTGGCCCAGCGCCACGACTACCTCGACGCCTACGTCGCCGACCTGCCCAATGTCGTTGACCTGCAAGCGATCCGGGCCGAAGGGGTGCGGATCGGCGCCGATCCGCTCGGCGGGGCCAGCGTGGACTACTGGGCGGCGATCGCCGAACGGCACAACCTCGACCTCACGGTGGTCAATCCGCTGGTGGACGCCACCTGGCGGTTCATGACCCTGGACACCGACGGCAAGATCCGGATGGACTGCAGCTCACCCAACGCGATGGCCGGGCTGATCCACAAGCTGCAGGACGGCGACGCCGACTATCAGATCGCCACCGGCAACGACGCCGACTCCGACCGGCACGGCATCGTCACCCCCGACGGCGGCCTGATGAACCCCAATCACTATCTGGCCGTGGCGATCGACTACCTGTACTCGCACCGGCCGAACTGGGCGCCGGGAGTGGCCGTCGGAAAGACCGCCGTCAGCAGTTCCATCATCGACCGGGTGGTCGCGGGGATGGGGCGGCCCCTGCTGGAGGTGCCCGTCGGATTCAAATGGTTTGTCGACGGGCTGTCCACGGGCACAATCGGATTCGGTGGTGAGGAGTCCGCCGGCGCGTCGTTCCTGCGGACCGACGGCACGACGTGGACCACCGACAAGGACGGCATCATCCTGGCGCTGTTGGCCTCGGAGATCCTGGCGGTGACCGGCAAGACCCCGTCGCAGCGCTACACCGAGCTGACCGCGACCTACGGCGACCCGGCGTATGCCCGCATCGACGCCCCGGCCGACCGCGAGCAGAAGGCGCGCCTGTCGAAGCTGTCCGCCGAGCAGGTCGGCGCCACCGAGCTGGCCGGTGAGCCGATCACCGCCAAACTCACCGCGGCGCCGGGCAACGGCGCGCCGCTGGGCGGGCTGAAGGTCACCACCGAGAACGCGTGGTTCGCCGCCCGGCCGTCGGGAACCGAGGACGTGTACAAGATCTACGCCGAGTCGTTCCTGGGTGCCGACCATTTGGCCCGGGTGCAGGAGGCCGCGCGCGAGGTGGTCAATACAGTCATCGGGTGA
- the crcB gene encoding fluoride efflux transporter CrcB, which yields MFGHDGRELAAVFAGGAVGTLARAGIAALAVTDPTRWPWGTFAVNIIGAFLLGYFSTRLLERLPQSAYRRPLLGTGLCGGLTTFSTMQVEILRMLQAHAYPLAAGYLTASLVCGFAAVHIATALVRRARI from the coding sequence GTGTTCGGTCACGACGGTCGCGAGCTGGCGGCGGTGTTCGCCGGCGGCGCCGTCGGCACCCTGGCGCGCGCCGGTATCGCCGCGCTGGCCGTCACCGACCCGACCCGCTGGCCCTGGGGCACCTTCGCGGTGAACATCATCGGGGCGTTCCTACTGGGCTATTTCAGCACCCGCCTGCTGGAGCGCCTCCCCCAATCTGCCTACCGCCGACCGCTGCTGGGCACCGGGCTCTGCGGCGGGCTGACGACGTTCTCCACCATGCAGGTGGAGATCCTGCGGATGCTGCAGGCCCACGCGTATCCGCTGGCCGCCGGCTATCTGACGGCGAGCCTGGTCTGCGGGTTCGCCGCCGTGCACATCGCCACCGCGCTGGTTCGGCGGGCCCGGATATGA
- a CDS encoding serine/threonine-protein kinase yields MPLGVDQQFAGYTVVRRLGAGGMGEVYLAQHPRLPRRDALKLLTADVSVDPSFRERFLQEADLASTLWHPHIVGVHDRGECDGQLWISMDYVEGEDASGVLAGSYPDGMPPDMVATIVTGVASALDYAHSQGLLHRDVKPANILIGDAADPRHRRILLTDFGIARAVGEASGLTATNMTIGTVDYTAPEQLLGEELDGRADQYALAVTAYQLLCGRPPFRDTNAAVVIGRHLNAAPPPLSKTRPQLAALDPVFARALAKKPADRYPNCGAFAAALADAIAAPGEAPVAPEAPATTVLPRPSDEEPPVLVAQIPAAAAPEPSVVDRLTHPPSSPGPAAPPNWQPPPGAYFDGRQWQTAAPASGSGNRTPVLLAVAVVALLAIAGIVVLIVSLGGSSQDTADRTAAAPTSSYRSPTYAAPPAYTAPATTAAPAVGLTGRIVGTCDEGGTCGLKQRNAPYTAAGRLVPGDLQDGNVVTVSCSVSGDLRSNEGHGSSSVWYRLANGAYVPSVYLDGVGSVPSC; encoded by the coding sequence ATGCCATTGGGGGTTGATCAGCAGTTCGCCGGCTATACGGTGGTGCGCCGACTCGGTGCCGGCGGGATGGGCGAGGTGTACCTGGCGCAGCATCCGCGGTTGCCGCGCCGCGACGCGCTGAAGCTGCTGACCGCCGACGTGTCGGTGGACCCCAGCTTCCGGGAGCGCTTCCTGCAGGAGGCCGACCTCGCCTCGACGCTGTGGCACCCGCACATCGTCGGCGTGCACGACCGCGGCGAATGTGACGGACAACTGTGGATCTCGATGGACTACGTCGAGGGCGAGGACGCGTCGGGCGTACTGGCCGGCAGCTATCCCGACGGGATGCCCCCGGATATGGTCGCGACGATCGTCACCGGCGTGGCCTCAGCGCTGGACTACGCGCACTCCCAGGGGCTGCTGCACCGCGACGTCAAGCCCGCCAACATCCTGATCGGGGATGCCGCCGACCCGAGGCATCGGCGAATCCTGTTGACCGACTTCGGGATTGCCCGCGCGGTCGGCGAGGCCAGCGGGCTGACGGCGACGAACATGACGATCGGGACGGTCGACTACACCGCACCTGAGCAGCTGCTCGGCGAGGAGCTGGACGGGCGCGCCGACCAGTATGCGCTGGCGGTGACCGCCTACCAGCTGCTGTGCGGCCGGCCGCCGTTCCGCGACACCAACGCGGCAGTGGTCATCGGGCGCCACCTCAACGCCGCGCCGCCGCCGCTGTCGAAGACCCGCCCACAGCTGGCCGCGCTGGATCCGGTGTTCGCCCGGGCGCTGGCCAAGAAACCGGCCGATCGCTACCCCAATTGCGGGGCGTTCGCCGCGGCACTGGCCGACGCGATCGCCGCGCCGGGCGAGGCACCCGTGGCACCGGAAGCGCCGGCGACGACGGTGCTGCCCAGACCGTCGGACGAGGAACCCCCGGTGCTGGTGGCGCAGATCCCGGCCGCCGCGGCGCCGGAGCCGTCCGTCGTCGACCGGCTCACCCATCCACCGTCTTCGCCCGGCCCTGCCGCGCCGCCGAACTGGCAGCCGCCGCCCGGCGCCTACTTCGACGGGCGGCAATGGCAGACGGCCGCCCCGGCGTCCGGTTCGGGTAATCGGACCCCGGTGCTGCTGGCGGTCGCCGTGGTGGCGTTGCTGGCGATCGCCGGGATCGTCGTGCTGATCGTGTCGCTGGGCGGCTCCTCGCAGGACACCGCCGACCGCACCGCTGCGGCCCCGACCAGCAGCTACCGGTCGCCGACCTATGCGGCCCCGCCGGCGTATACCGCGCCCGCCACCACCGCGGCGCCGGCCGTCGGGCTGACCGGCCGGATCGTGGGCACCTGCGACGAGGGCGGTACCTGCGGACTCAAGCAGCGCAACGCGCCGTATACCGCCGCCGGCCGGCTGGTGCCGGGCGACCTGCAGGACGGCAACGTGGTGACGGTGTCCTGCTCGGTCAGCGGTGACCTGCGCAGCAACGAGGGCCACGGGTCCAGCAGCGTGTGGTACCGGCTGGCCAACGGTGCCTACGTGCCCTCGGTGTACCTCGACGGCGTGGGCTCGGTCCCGTCGTGCTGA